A single genomic interval of Hafnia alvei harbors:
- the cecR gene encoding transcriptional regulator CecR, translating to MKPSTKPSDSPMTSRGEQAKQALIDSAVALFGERGLEGATTRDIALKAGQNIAAITYYFQSKEGLYLAVARWISDFIRQAFAPLQQECSLFLLQKDPKPDAYLAFIHRGLAIFCHLMTQPETLHLSQIMSREQLAPTAAYPLIHQQCIAPLHRLMTQLVAGYSGLPADSAVTTLHTHALLGEVLAFRMARETIRIQAGWESIGPEQADLINQVLQQHIDLLLNGLRMTYSSTAQSTTDGMSDE from the coding sequence ATGAAACCATCGACAAAGCCATCAGATTCGCCGATGACTTCTCGCGGCGAACAGGCAAAGCAAGCACTGATAGACTCCGCCGTTGCCTTGTTTGGTGAACGGGGCTTGGAAGGCGCAACGACGCGCGATATCGCTTTAAAAGCGGGGCAAAACATTGCCGCGATTACCTACTATTTTCAGTCCAAAGAGGGGCTTTATCTCGCCGTCGCTCGTTGGATCAGCGACTTTATCCGTCAGGCTTTTGCCCCCCTACAGCAAGAGTGTTCATTATTTCTTTTGCAGAAAGACCCCAAACCTGATGCGTATTTAGCTTTCATTCATCGAGGGCTTGCTATCTTCTGCCACCTGATGACACAGCCAGAAACGCTGCACCTCAGCCAAATTATGTCACGTGAACAGCTGGCGCCCACGGCCGCCTATCCGCTGATTCACCAACAGTGCATCGCGCCACTGCATCGTCTCATGACACAGTTGGTCGCGGGTTACAGTGGACTCCCTGCGGATAGCGCAGTGACAACGCTGCATACCCACGCCCTGTTAGGCGAAGTGCTGGCTTTTCGTATGGCACGTGAAACGATCCGCATTCAGGCTGGATGGGAGTCAATCGGCCCCGAACAGGCCGACCTGATTAACCAAGTTTTACAACAACATATTGATTTACTTCTGAACGGATTGCGTATGACTTATTCGTCAACGGCGCAATCGACTACGGATGGGATGAGTGATGAATAA
- the hlyD gene encoding secretion protein HlyD, whose translation MNNKKLVGIVAVLVIIALAIGSIYYYRSQEERGLTLYGNVDIRTVNLGFRVSGRLASLAVDEGDAVAPGALLGKLDDAPFINSLNEAKANVAAAQAQLDLLLAGYRSEEIAQARAAVAQQQAAFSYADSYLKRQQGLWASKATSANDLEDAKTARNQALANLQAAKDKLSQYETGNRPQEIEQAQAALAQAQAAADQAELNLKDTQLFAPSTGTVLTRAVEPGTMLASGSTVFSVSLTRPVWIRAYVSEENLNRAMPGTEIEIYTDGRPDKPYHGKIGFVSPTAEFTPKSVETPELRTALVYRLRVIVTDADDSLRQGMPVTLRFNDNGTKR comes from the coding sequence ATGAATAACAAAAAACTCGTTGGAATCGTTGCTGTTTTAGTGATTATCGCGTTGGCGATTGGCAGCATTTATTACTACCGCAGCCAAGAAGAACGGGGGTTAACGCTGTACGGCAACGTTGATATTCGTACCGTTAACCTTGGTTTTCGGGTAAGTGGTCGCTTAGCTTCACTGGCCGTAGATGAAGGCGACGCCGTCGCCCCTGGCGCGCTATTAGGAAAGCTCGATGACGCCCCGTTCATTAACTCGCTTAATGAAGCCAAGGCCAATGTGGCCGCCGCTCAGGCTCAGCTGGATTTGTTGCTAGCAGGATATCGTTCAGAAGAAATTGCCCAAGCACGCGCTGCCGTGGCGCAACAACAGGCGGCGTTCAGCTATGCCGACAGCTACTTAAAGCGTCAGCAAGGCCTATGGGCCAGTAAAGCCACGTCTGCCAATGATTTAGAAGATGCTAAAACCGCACGTAATCAGGCCTTAGCCAATTTGCAGGCCGCCAAAGATAAACTCTCGCAGTACGAAACCGGCAATCGCCCACAGGAAATCGAACAGGCGCAGGCCGCTTTAGCCCAGGCACAGGCGGCAGCCGATCAGGCCGAACTGAACCTAAAAGACACCCAACTCTTTGCACCTTCCACCGGCACCGTTCTCACTCGCGCCGTTGAACCCGGCACCATGCTGGCCTCTGGCAGCACCGTATTTAGCGTTTCACTCACCCGTCCAGTATGGATCCGCGCCTATGTGAGCGAAGAAAATCTGAACCGTGCGATGCCGGGAACCGAGATTGAAATCTACACCGATGGCCGCCCAGATAAGCCTTACCACGGCAAAATCGGCTTTGTTTCGCCAACCGCAGAATTCACACCGAAAAGCGTCGAAACGCCGGAATTACGTACCGCGCTGGTCTATCGTCTGCGCGTCATTGTCACCGACGCCGATGACAGCTTGCGTCAGGGCATGCCAGTGACCTTACGTTTTAACGATAACGGAA